CTTTCAACCAATTGAAGATAGGAAGTTTACTAAAACAGAAGAACAAACTTTTTTGTATACTTATAGAACATTTGCTTATGAGTATCATAGAAAGTTAGAAGTTAATAATTTTTTGGAGATAATGTCCCAAAAGACTAACCATAGGCATGATAATCAATTAGGCTTTGAGTTAGCAATTAAGGATTTTTTACTAGATAAAAAAGAATTTGATAACTTAATCCAAAATAAATGTTTTAATTTCCTTATCAACAGAGTGTGGGAATTCGAGGGTGAAGTGAAATTTGCAGGGAGCTGTTTTTATTCTCCGAAAAAAGATTTTGAGGGAAAAAGAATTCAAAATGCAGAGAATGTTAATGAACCACTAAGCCATGTTTTCTTAACAGTCTTTCCACAAGAGGGAAAGACTTATGCCATAATATCGTGGTTAAAGAAAGATGAATTATTGTTTAAGTCTTATGGCTTTTCCCTAGATAAACTAAACAATAATGAAAGGCGAAATTTTATATCAAATGAACTGCTGCGTTCTGGAGAAAATATAGCAATAAATCCTGAATCATGGGATTCTCTTTCTAAGGAAAAGAAAGAGCTCTTTTTGCAACAACTTGACCCTTTTTTGGAAGTATTAATTGGTGGAAGTGATCCAAGAGAAGACATTGGGGCAAATTTGTTTGAGTTATAATCAGTTAATTTGTTGTTACATTTATAATTCTTATAAACTTCCTAGAAGTTTAATATCTCTTAGAATTTTTTTAGTATACTAATGCTGATAAAAGAAAATGAGGTGAGATAAGTAATGGAATTTTTGACACTTTCAAAAACTTCATAATGTCTTTTTTATGTGACTTTTTCTACACTAATTCAGTATTTTTTTCCGAATAAAAATAGTGGGGGAATTGCTAATTCTAAGAATCAAATATCTGTTGGAATTAAGAGTACTAAGTCTGATTTAAAAAATGAAATCAAGCATATGGAGCGAGAATATATTTCGATATTAGGGATATTCTCAGGAGTTATCTTGGCGTTTATAGGGAATTT
This region of Streptococcus mutans genomic DNA includes:
- a CDS encoding SEC-C metal-binding domain-containing protein, translated to MRNKIGRNEKCPCGSGKKYKKCCLKKSSQELYFEKMHKLIGESRGEAYIKQCLHPNTEECDEKIIKAHSIQNNRILKRISTNGEVYMPLSKNNLPFVTIDRYGRKVASVFTGFCKKHDKILFQPIEDRKFTKTEEQTFLYTYRTFAYEYHRKLEVNNFLEIMSQKTNHRHDNQLGFELAIKDFLLDKKEFDNLIQNKCFNFLINRVWEFEGEVKFAGSCFYSPKKDFEGKRIQNAENVNEPLSHVFLTVFPQEGKTYAIISWLKKDELLFKSYGFSLDKLNNNERRNFISNELLRSGENIAINPESWDSLSKEKKELFLQQLDPFLEVLIGGSDPREDIGANLFEL